One window of Deltaproteobacteria bacterium genomic DNA carries:
- a CDS encoding 4-hydroxythreonine-4-phosphate dehydrogenase PdxA, which produces MPIEKPVIAITMGDASGIGPEIIAKVLSMEKAYGCCRPFVVGDPEVMRQASRVAGTELRVRQIGDLSEARFSFSEMDVLCPEGVQVHEIRWGRLDPAMGRAAALCLEAAFKMALDKEVDGVVSAPLNKEAFHRAGYNYLDELEYLAELTESAEPFTMGVIDSVWTVAVTSHVPFRDIAAMIKKDRVVRYLCLMNDTLRKIGVQEPMIAVAALNVHGGEGGLCGREEVDEIIPAIEEARKLGLRVEGPFPGDTLFLRVMDGGFAGVVCMYHDQANIARKLLARRKGATLLMGLPVPVGTTAHGTAFDIAGKGIADPGSLSDALRYTAKLCSQREQGVKQGVTH; this is translated from the coding sequence CGATGGAGAAGGCCTACGGCTGTTGTCGTCCTTTTGTTGTGGGTGATCCCGAGGTCATGAGGCAGGCGTCTAGAGTGGCTGGGACAGAGTTGCGGGTCCGCCAAATCGGGGATCTGTCGGAAGCGAGGTTTTCGTTCTCTGAGATGGATGTTCTGTGCCCAGAGGGTGTACAAGTTCACGAGATAAGATGGGGAAGACTTGATCCTGCCATGGGCAGAGCTGCAGCACTGTGCTTGGAAGCGGCTTTCAAAATGGCTCTGGACAAGGAGGTTGACGGTGTTGTATCGGCACCGCTAAACAAGGAGGCGTTTCATCGGGCAGGATACAACTATTTAGACGAACTGGAATACCTGGCAGAGTTGACAGAGAGCGCCGAGCCCTTCACAATGGGAGTCATCGATTCTGTCTGGACAGTCGCCGTCACATCTCACGTGCCCTTTCGCGACATTGCCGCCATGATAAAGAAGGACAGGGTGGTCAGGTATCTCTGCCTCATGAACGATACATTGCGAAAAATCGGAGTGCAGGAACCAATGATCGCGGTGGCCGCTCTGAACGTTCACGGGGGGGAAGGGGGGCTCTGCGGGCGCGAGGAGGTGGACGAGATAATTCCGGCCATCGAGGAGGCAAGGAAGCTGGGTTTGCGGGTAGAGGGACCCTTCCCTGGCGATACCCTTTTCCTCAGGGTTATGGATGGGGGGTTTGCTGGGGTGGTCTGCATGTACCACGACCAGGCAAACATAGCACGGAAACTTCTCGCCAGAAGAAAAGGCGCCACGCTGCTCATGGGCCTGCCCGTTCCGGTGGGGACGACCGCCCATGGGACGGCATTCGACATTGCAGGAAAAGGGATCGCCGATCCGGGCAGCCTGAGCGATGCTCTCAGATATACCGCCAAGCTTTGCTCGCAGAGAGAGCAAGGGGTCAAACAAGGTGTCACCCATTGA
- a CDS encoding DNA alkylation repair protein, whose translation MSNVQEVIEKLKARAKPENVEGMVKFGMTGDKRLGVSVPELRKLAREIGRDHMLALELWKTGIPEAKIVAGMVGDPERLTERQMESWVKGFDSWDVCDQVCMNLFEKSPLVMKKIHDWSEREEEFVKRAAYALIACLAWHDKEAKDEVFIELLPLIKRGATDGRNFVKKAVDWALRSIGKRNPSLNRAAIKTAGEIQGVDSKSSRWIASSTLRELTSEAVQERLKRNR comes from the coding sequence ATGTCCAATGTGCAAGAGGTCATTGAGAAACTGAAGGCCAGGGCCAAGCCCGAAAATGTGGAAGGAATGGTAAAATTCGGCATGACCGGTGATAAGAGGCTGGGAGTATCCGTCCCTGAGTTGCGCAAACTTGCCAGGGAGATCGGCAGAGATCACATGCTGGCCCTTGAGCTGTGGAAGACCGGAATTCCTGAAGCGAAGATAGTGGCCGGGATGGTCGGCGACCCGGAGAGGCTTACCGAGCGGCAGATGGAGAGCTGGGTAAAGGGATTTGATTCATGGGATGTGTGCGATCAGGTCTGCATGAATCTTTTTGAGAAATCTCCCCTGGTGATGAAGAAAATCCATGATTGGAGCGAGCGGGAGGAGGAGTTTGTCAAGCGGGCCGCCTATGCACTGATAGCCTGCCTCGCCTGGCACGACAAGGAAGCAAAAGACGAGGTATTCATTGAACTCCTCCCTCTCATAAAGCGCGGGGCTACGGATGGCCGGAACTTCGTCAAGAAGGCCGTGGACTGGGCACTGAGGAGTATCGGGAAAAGGAATCCAAGTCTCAACAGAGCCGCGATAAAGACAGCCGGAGAAATCCAGGGGGTTGATTCCAAATCTTCCCGCTGGATCGCCTCCAGTACCCTCCGCGAGCTGACAAGCGAAGCAGTTCAGGAAAGGCTCAAGAGAAACAGGTGA
- a CDS encoding lysophospholipase, with translation MAESPERTGNFVGHDGLKIFYRQFQAVGERARLVIAHGLGEHSGRYGNVVNRLLPRGISIWIPDHRGHGRSEGKRGHILTFEQYHLDLRLMIESAREGLAEGGKVFLLGHSMGGLIALYLTLQSPELIDGVIVSSPGLGMAIEVPGVKILLGKAMSFLWPGLTMSSALDATKISHDKEVVRAYENDPLVHDRVSVRWFTEFSSAMKTLNQRASEVSVPILMQVAGNDHLVSAQASELFFQKLKVNDKTLYVYEGSYHEIYNESENQKEKALNDLEKWLENHIE, from the coding sequence ATGGCAGAATCCCCTGAAAGGACTGGAAACTTCGTTGGTCACGACGGACTGAAGATCTTTTATCGCCAATTCCAGGCCGTTGGTGAGCGGGCGCGCCTGGTGATTGCCCACGGTTTGGGAGAGCACTCCGGTCGCTATGGGAATGTCGTAAATCGGCTGCTTCCTAGAGGCATATCGATCTGGATCCCGGATCATCGCGGACATGGCAGAAGCGAGGGCAAACGGGGACATATTTTGACCTTCGAGCAATACCACCTGGATTTGCGACTGATGATCGAGTCTGCCAGGGAGGGCCTCGCTGAGGGCGGAAAGGTTTTTCTCCTGGGACACAGTATGGGCGGTCTTATCGCGCTTTATCTCACTTTGCAAAGCCCTGAACTTATCGACGGCGTGATCGTCTCTTCACCGGGCCTGGGGATGGCAATTGAGGTGCCGGGAGTGAAAATCCTCTTGGGAAAGGCTATGTCTTTTCTCTGGCCCGGCTTGACCATGAGCAGCGCGTTAGACGCCACCAAAATCAGTCACGATAAAGAGGTTGTCAGGGCCTATGAAAACGATCCATTGGTACACGACAGGGTCAGCGTCCGCTGGTTTACCGAATTCTCGTCGGCCATGAAGACACTCAATCAGCGGGCATCAGAGGTATCCGTTCCGATCCTGATGCAAGTGGCCGGCAACGACCACCTGGTAAGTGCTCAGGCCAGTGAACTCTTTTTTCAAAAGCTGAAAGTTAACGACAAAACCCTCTACGTTTATGAGGGGTCGTATCACGAGATATACAACGAATCGGAAAATCAAAAAGAGAAAGCGCTCAACGACCTTGAAAAGTGGTTGGAAAACCACATTGAGTAA
- a CDS encoding trimethylamine methyltransferase family protein, giving the protein MTAIIPALAGANMIYGVGMLDSALTWDYASALLQNEFLDMVLKVVEGIQVSEANIAYDVIKDVGPGGEFLTHDHTYQNFKRLSRTKLMNRNTRESWQEAGSPDIVELAYERSIDILNNYKPAPRPEHVQKELDRIYAEFEEAVRERKAKTAA; this is encoded by the coding sequence CTGACCGCCATTATACCGGCGTTGGCAGGTGCCAACATGATTTACGGGGTCGGGATGCTCGACAGCGCGCTGACATGGGACTATGCTTCGGCATTGCTGCAAAACGAGTTTCTCGATATGGTCCTCAAGGTCGTGGAGGGCATCCAGGTTTCAGAAGCAAACATCGCCTATGACGTGATCAAGGATGTCGGACCGGGCGGTGAATTCCTCACCCATGACCATACCTATCAGAATTTCAAGCGGCTCTCCCGGACTAAACTGATGAACCGGAATACCAGGGAGAGTTGGCAAGAGGCCGGATCACCGGATATTGTCGAATTGGCATACGAGAGATCCATCGACATTCTGAACAACTACAAACCGGCACCGCGTCCAGAACACGTACAGAAAGAGCTGGACAGGATCTATGCCGAATTCGAGGAGGCCGTAAGAGAACGCAAAGCCAAGACGGCGGCTTGA